The window GATGGTTCAGGGGTAGCACGGTGACGGCAGTCCCCACGCGCAGGCGCTTCGTCCGCGTGGCGATCGCGCTGGCGACCTGGAGCGACGCCGAGATCACCGAGCGGGACGGGTTGAAGTGGATCTCGCCGAGCCACACGCAGTCGTACCCCAGCGCCTCGGCGGCGTCCACGGTCTCGAAGCTTTCGCGGAACGCGTCGGCCTCGCTGACTCCGGGCCGCAGCTCCTCGATGAAGACGCCGAAGTGCATAGGGGGGCAAGAGTAGCGCGGGGGCCCCCGGTGTTCAAGGTGCGTTTCAGGGCCCCCGCCGCGTGCTACTATCCCGTCGTTTTCCACTACGAGGTTTTCCACCACGAGACGGGGAGGCAACGATGGCACTGTTCCGACTGTACACGGGCGCCGACGGCAAGTCCCGCGTCGAGCCGATCGCGCTCGACAAGACCCCCGACTGGGGCAAGGGCCTGGCGACGACGCAAATCTCGTTCCGCGAAGACCCGGTTGGGCGCTTCCTCGACTGGCATCCGGCCCCGCGGCGCCAGTTCGTCATCATCCTGTCCGGCCAGCTCGAGATCGGATTGGGGGACGGCTCCAAGCACCTCTTCGGCGCCGGCGACGCGCGGCTGGTCGAAGACACGACGGGGCAGGGGCATACCACGAAGGTCCACGGGACCCAGCCCTGCCTGACGGCCACGATCCCGCTGCAGCAGCAGTGACCCCAGCAGCAGTGAGCAAGGAGACCCCCATGGCGACCAAGATCCTCTTCGCACCCAAGCAGGCCGACGCGGTCATGGAGATCGCGCGGAGCCTGACGCCGCCCGGCTTCGAGCTGGTGGTGGCGGAACCCGGCACGCCCGAGTTCTACGAGGCGGCCCCCACGGCAGAGTTCTACCTTGGTCTCGCGCGCCAGATGGGCGGCGAGTTCTTCCGGTCGGCGACGAAAATGCGGCTGGTCCAGCTCATCAGCGCGGGGTACGACCACGTCGATATCGAAGCGGCCCGGAAGGCGAAGGTGCCCGTCGCGAACAACGGCGGCGCCAACGCCATCGCCGTGGCCGAGCACACGATCATGCTCATGCTGGCCGTCCTGAAGCGGGTCGTCCGCTTCCACAACGACGTCGTAGCGGGGAAGTGGCGCGCGGGCAACCCGGCCGAGTCGCGCATCTACGAGCTGGCGGGCAAGACGCTCGGCATCGTCGGCCTCGGCAACATCGGCAAGAAGGTCGCCCGCCGGGCGGCGGCGTTCGACATGGCCGTCCAGTACTACGACATCGCCCGCCTCACCGAGGACCAGGAGGACGCCATAGGCGCCCGCTTCGTCCTCCTCGAAGAGCTCCTGCGCACCTCGGACGTCGTGAGCCTCCACGTGCCGCTGACGGACTCGACGCGCAGGCTTCTCGGAGCGCGCGAGCTCGGGATGATGAAGCGGAGCGCGATCGTCATCAACACCTGCCGCGGGCCCGTGGTGGACGAAGACGCGCTGCATCGCGCGCTCACGCAGGGACAGATCGCAGGCGCCGGGCTCGACGTGTTCGTCGAGGAGCCTCCCAAGCCGAGCCATCCACTCTTCGCGCTGCCGAACGTCACGCTCACGCCGCACTCGGCCGGGCCGACCTGGGAGAACTGGACCGCGCGCTTCCGCAACGGCTTCGACAACATCCAGCGCGTCGCCGCCGGCGACAAACCGCGCTGGGTCATCCCGGAGCTCGCCTAAGACCGCGCGGAGCAGGCCAGCTCGACCTCTCGACATGCCGGGCGCGTGAGGCGGGCGGCTCCAGTCGTCGGGGGTGCCGCCCGCAGGCCCTGAGAAACTTAAACGGCGCGTCGGGCGCGACTGTCGCTGGGTTATTCTTGCCCTAGCGCTCAGGAGCCCGATCCTCATGTGGAACCCAAGGAGGACACCATGTCGAGCCAGGACAGCAGCACTCCGCCCGCACCGAAAGAGGCCCAGCCACCGGTCGGTGTCAACCACCTCGTCCTGAACGTACGCAACCTGGAGGAGTCTCACCGATTCTGGACCGAGATCATGGGCTTCCGCCAGGTCGCCGAGCTCAAACCCAGGCCCGGCCGGCCTCCCATGAAGATGCGGTTCTACAGCGGGCTGCGCGATGGAGACGTGACCCACCATGACCTCGCGTTGATGGAAGTCCCGACATCGGCGGGGCCTGGCCCGGATCCCGAGTCCTGGAGCCTTACCCCATCTCGCATCGGGATGAACCACGTGGCGATCGCCTGGCCGGACCGGGAGTCGTGGCTCAAGCAGCTCGCGTTCCTTCGAAGCAAAGGCGTGCGGTTTCATCTCCGCATCAACCATGGCATGACCCACAGCGCCTACATCTCGGACCCCGACGGCTACGGCATCGAGGTGCTCTACGAGTTGCCGCGGGAGATCTGGCACGGTGACATCGATGCGGCTCAGAACTTCGCGGAGCGGCTGCCGACCGAAGGTGAGGAGACCATGATCGATACGGTGGACAATCCCGTGTTCGGCCGAGAGCGTAGATAACATAACCTCCATTGTCAGTCATGGCCCGCCTCGCCCGAGGGTCTTCCCCCGGGGTCTGCCTCGGGCCTTCCTTGGCACAGGGTGTGTGGCCTCACCCGAACGAGCGGCTCGGGTGGCCAAGATTCCAGCGGCCTGGCGTGCTCGCTCTGGCATTCTCGTTGCGTCGGAGGCCGAACAGCGTCCTCGCAAGCTGGGGCGGTCATGCGTGTTCACTAGGGCTACGAGGGGAGACGGGATGCCACAGACACCGCACGTCGAGACGCACTTCAC is drawn from Candidatus Methylomirabilota bacterium and contains these coding sequences:
- a CDS encoding LLM class flavin-dependent oxidoreductase produces the protein MHFGVFIEELRPGVSEADAFRESFETVDAAEALGYDCVWLGEIHFNPSRSVISASLQVASAIATRTKRLRVGTAVTVLPLNHPLRIAEEIATVDHISEGRFEFGIGRSGVVRSYDTYGVS
- a CDS encoding 2-hydroxyacid dehydrogenase, which translates into the protein MATKILFAPKQADAVMEIARSLTPPGFELVVAEPGTPEFYEAAPTAEFYLGLARQMGGEFFRSATKMRLVQLISAGYDHVDIEAARKAKVPVANNGGANAIAVAEHTIMLMLAVLKRVVRFHNDVVAGKWRAGNPAESRIYELAGKTLGIVGLGNIGKKVARRAAAFDMAVQYYDIARLTEDQEDAIGARFVLLEELLRTSDVVSLHVPLTDSTRRLLGARELGMMKRSAIVINTCRGPVVDEDALHRALTQGQIAGAGLDVFVEEPPKPSHPLFALPNVTLTPHSAGPTWENWTARFRNGFDNIQRVAAGDKPRWVIPELA
- a CDS encoding VOC family protein gives rise to the protein MSSQDSSTPPAPKEAQPPVGVNHLVLNVRNLEESHRFWTEIMGFRQVAELKPRPGRPPMKMRFYSGLRDGDVTHHDLALMEVPTSAGPGPDPESWSLTPSRIGMNHVAIAWPDRESWLKQLAFLRSKGVRFHLRINHGMTHSAYISDPDGYGIEVLYELPREIWHGDIDAAQNFAERLPTEGEETMIDTVDNPVFGRERR